The following are encoded together in the Desulfobulbaceae bacterium genome:
- a CDS encoding TonB-dependent receptor, with protein sequence MFTQCDKRYQEAFTMNNKRAITIAALSFLSCGTMAMAGSTTNNTSDQEAKAFLSMFGQGPQEEDVYRTDRLLLTATGSLKPVHLAPSVASVITKEDIEAMGATTLDEVLETVPGLHVESSGLQYFSSIWSIRGIHTSINPQTLLLINGVPFTFNFIGGRYQTFKMPTAMISRVEVVRGPGSALHGADAFSGTINVITKDNFEIDGTKAGVRYGSFNTVDTWVQQGGQYGGWDLALGVEWQKTSGDHDRIIDRDRMHAFPPALGLAAYSKAPGPLDTSYEILDTHLNLRRGDWNLHLYGTLEDSSAGAGGAQAITDGNDADTKSLLADLSYSNDHSLEDWTLGGRLSYSYIKQDSFLQYYPPATYPAIPALAFLNMLGEPIQTSTDGGIETNALYKGFKDHQVRLGLGMKNYNFDRDQYKNFLFTYAPPPNPAIAIVPWFQVTDPSLIYIDQASRTLWYALIQDEWQLAPRWTLTGGVRHDEYSDFGSTVNPRAALVWETRYNLTTKLMYGTAFRAPSFSEQFAKNNPVTVGNANLTPEEIETEELAFDYQPSKDLRLILSLFTYKATEIIEITPAVPISQFTNYGTIRGKGFEVEAEWQLASSLMLRTNFAYQRSKNTTIDSLVADAPEMQFYLAPHWEFLPEWSLDGQFTWVGDRPRAKGDPRPEINTYELVNLTLRRTNIAKHWDVALAVRNLFDENARIPSPYAPGATDGAYIPNDYPMATRAVWAEVSCHF encoded by the coding sequence ATGTTCACACAATGTGACAAACGCTATCAAGAGGCCTTCACAATGAACAACAAACGAGCGATCACCATCGCGGCTCTTTCTTTCTTGTCCTGCGGAACCATGGCCATGGCCGGATCAACAACAAACAACACCAGCGATCAAGAGGCCAAAGCCTTCCTCTCAATGTTCGGCCAAGGGCCTCAGGAAGAGGATGTCTACAGGACCGACCGGCTACTGCTCACTGCGACAGGATCTCTGAAACCGGTCCACCTGGCGCCGTCGGTGGCCTCGGTAATCACCAAAGAGGACATCGAAGCCATGGGCGCCACCACCCTGGACGAGGTGTTGGAGACCGTGCCGGGGCTGCATGTCGAGTCCTCGGGGTTGCAGTATTTCTCTTCCATCTGGTCGATCCGCGGCATCCACACCAGCATAAACCCTCAGACCTTGCTGCTGATCAACGGAGTGCCCTTCACCTTCAACTTTATCGGTGGGCGGTATCAAACCTTCAAGATGCCCACGGCGATGATCTCGCGAGTCGAGGTGGTGCGAGGGCCAGGCTCTGCCCTGCACGGCGCCGACGCCTTCAGCGGCACCATCAACGTTATCACCAAGGACAACTTCGAGATCGACGGCACCAAGGCCGGGGTGCGCTACGGCTCGTTTAACACCGTTGACACCTGGGTCCAACAGGGCGGCCAATACGGCGGCTGGGACCTGGCCTTGGGGGTAGAGTGGCAAAAGACTTCAGGCGACCACGACCGGATCATTGACCGGGACCGGATGCATGCCTTTCCACCAGCGCTGGGACTGGCCGCCTACTCCAAGGCCCCCGGTCCGCTGGACACCTCCTACGAGATCCTGGACACCCACCTGAACCTGCGCCGGGGCGACTGGAACCTCCACCTCTACGGCACCCTGGAGGACAGTAGCGCCGGCGCGGGAGGCGCCCAGGCGATAACCGACGGCAACGATGCAGACACTAAGTCCCTACTGGCCGACCTGAGCTACTCCAACGACCATAGCCTGGAAGACTGGACCCTGGGGGGACGGCTCTCCTACTCCTATATCAAGCAGGACTCCTTTCTCCAATACTATCCACCAGCCACGTACCCTGCCATCCCGGCCCTCGCTTTCCTCAATATGCTGGGCGAACCGATCCAAACCAGCACCGACGGCGGCATTGAGACCAACGCCCTGTACAAAGGATTCAAAGACCACCAGGTTCGTTTAGGCCTCGGGATGAAAAACTACAACTTCGACCGCGATCAGTACAAGAACTTCCTCTTTACTTATGCCCCTCCACCCAACCCAGCCATTGCCATTGTCCCCTGGTTCCAGGTCACCGACCCAAGCCTGATTTATATCGACCAGGCCAGCCGCACCCTGTGGTACGCCCTGATCCAGGACGAATGGCAACTGGCCCCGCGTTGGACCCTTACCGGCGGCGTCCGTCACGACGAGTACTCCGACTTCGGCTCCACCGTCAACCCCAGAGCGGCCCTGGTGTGGGAGACCCGCTACAACCTGACCACCAAACTGATGTACGGCACCGCCTTCCGAGCCCCATCTTTCAGCGAACAATTCGCCAAGAACAACCCAGTCACCGTCGGCAATGCCAACCTCACACCGGAGGAGATCGAAACCGAGGAGCTGGCCTTCGATTACCAGCCGAGCAAGGACCTGCGCCTGATCTTAAGCCTGTTTACCTATAAGGCCACCGAAATTATTGAAATAACACCAGCCGTTCCCATTTCTCAATTCACCAACTACGGAACCATAAGGGGCAAGGGCTTCGAGGTGGAAGCCGAGTGGCAGCTTGCTTCAAGCCTTATGCTACGCACCAACTTCGCCTACCAGCGGTCGAAAAACACCACGATAGACTCGCTGGTCGCCGATGCGCCGGAGATGCAGTTTTATCTGGCCCCGCACTGGGAGTTCCTGCCGGAATGGTCCTTGGACGGCCAATTCACCTGGGTTGGCGATCGCCCACGGGCCAAGGGTGACCCCAGACCTGAAATCAACACGTATGAACTGGTCAACCTCACCCTGCGCCGCACCAATATCGCCAAACACTGGGATGTGGCGCTGGCGGTACGCAACCTCTTTGACGAGAATGCCCGTATTCCCAGCCCTTACGCTCCGGGAGCGACAGATGGCGCCTATATCCCCAATGACTACCCGATGGCAACCAGAGCAGTATGGGCCGAGGTCAGTTGCCATTTTTGA